One Lacticaseibacillus rhamnosus genomic window carries:
- the yaaA gene encoding S4 domain-containing protein YaaA, whose protein sequence is MTTIKITTAFLTLGQFLKEAGLIDSGGAAKWYLGEHPVTVNGAAEDRRGRKLYPDDQIKVADQTYVIVSA, encoded by the coding sequence ATGACAACCATCAAGATCACCACCGCATTTTTGACATTGGGCCAGTTTCTGAAAGAGGCAGGTTTGATTGATAGCGGCGGTGCGGCTAAGTGGTATTTGGGTGAGCACCCGGTAACCGTGAACGGGGCAGCTGAAGACCGTCGTGGCCGGAAGCTGTATCCGGATGATCAGATTAAAGTTGCCGATCAGACCTATGTGATCGTGAGCGCATGA
- the recF gene encoding DNA replication/repair protein RecF (All proteins in this family for which functions are known are DNA-binding proteins that assist the filamentation of RecA onto DNA for the initiation of recombination or recombinational repair.) has protein sequence MKLDHLTLKNYRNYATVDTAFSPEINVLIGENAQGKTNLLEAIYVLALARSHRTNNDKELIRFGSDFARVSGQISRQSGTHQLELIISHQGKRARIDRIEQSKLSQYLGHFNVILFAPEDLAIVKGSPAGRRRFIDMEFGQMSPKYLYNLSQYKTFLKQRNAYLKQLKYHQAKDLVYLDVLTDSLAAFGAELITARAKLLQTMSDYAAAIQQDITKGREKLQFAYQTQVTADLRQDSEQVYEALGALFAKQQSREIEQGTSLVGPHRDDVLFIVNDKDVANFGSQGQQRTTALAVKLAEIDLMKDQTGEYPVLLLDDVLSELDAIRQTHLLKAIQAKVQTFLTTTSLDGIQKEIITAPAIFQVQDGVLTKQA, from the coding sequence ATGAAGCTGGATCATTTAACGTTAAAAAACTATCGCAATTACGCAACGGTTGATACGGCATTTTCACCTGAGATCAATGTTTTGATCGGTGAAAATGCGCAAGGCAAGACGAATCTGCTTGAAGCGATTTATGTATTGGCGTTAGCGCGCAGCCATCGGACCAACAATGATAAAGAGTTGATTCGCTTTGGTAGTGATTTTGCGCGCGTCTCCGGTCAGATCAGTCGCCAAAGTGGGACGCATCAGCTGGAATTGATTATTAGTCATCAAGGTAAGCGGGCGCGGATTGATCGGATCGAACAGTCAAAACTGTCGCAATACTTAGGGCATTTTAATGTCATTTTGTTTGCACCGGAAGATTTGGCGATTGTCAAAGGCAGTCCGGCTGGGCGACGGCGGTTTATCGACATGGAATTTGGCCAGATGAGTCCCAAGTATCTTTATAATCTGAGCCAATACAAAACGTTTCTAAAACAGCGAAACGCATACTTAAAACAGCTGAAATACCATCAAGCCAAGGATCTTGTGTATTTAGACGTTTTGACTGATTCGTTGGCGGCGTTTGGAGCCGAGCTGATCACGGCGCGGGCAAAATTGCTGCAGACCATGTCGGATTATGCTGCTGCCATTCAACAAGACATTACCAAGGGACGCGAAAAGTTGCAGTTTGCTTATCAGACTCAGGTTACTGCGGATCTTCGACAAGATAGTGAGCAGGTCTATGAAGCATTAGGTGCCTTGTTTGCAAAGCAGCAGTCGCGGGAAATCGAGCAAGGCACCAGTTTGGTCGGGCCGCATCGCGATGATGTTTTGTTTATTGTCAATGATAAGGATGTTGCTAATTTCGGCAGCCAAGGCCAGCAGCGCACCACGGCTTTGGCAGTTAAATTAGCCGAAATCGACTTAATGAAGGATCAGACAGGCGAATATCCGGTTTTGTTACTGGATGACGTTTTGTCTGAACTTGACGCTATTCGCCAGACACATTTATTGAAGGCCATTCAAGCCAAGGTTCAGACGTTTCTGACGACGACCAGTCTGGATGGCATTCAAAAGGAAATCATCACGGCGCCCGCTATTTTTCAGGTGCAGGATGGCGTTTTGACGAAGCAGGCGTGA
- the gyrB gene encoding DNA topoisomerase (ATP-hydrolyzing) subunit B: MTDKKESAEEKKEELAAEYDASQIQVLSGLEAVRKRPGMYIGSTSSQGLHHLVWEIIDNGIDEALAGFATRIEVEVNPDNSVTVTDDGRGIPVDIQAKTGRPALETVYTVLHAGGKFGGGGYKVSGGLHGVGASVVNALSTNLDVTVVRGGKRYYIDFVRGKVNTPMKELGPAPEHEHGTKVHFQPDPDIFTETTTFDDKVLTTRIRELAFLNKGLKLTFTDKRAATHEKLVFHYEGGLKSYVDFLTKKKENLLQEPIYVEGQDKGITVEVALQYTNDYHSTLLTFANNIHTYEGGTHETGFKTALTRVINDYARRSGALKDSDDPLSGDDVREGLTAVVSVKHPDPQFEGQTKTKLGNSDARTVVDRTFSDHFNKFLMEHPADGKLIIDKAMLASKARLAAKRAREVTRKKSGLEISNLPGKLADNTSKDPEISELFIVEGDSAGGSAKSGRSRLTQAILPIRGKILNVEKASMERILANEEIRTLFTAMGTGFGQDFDISKARYHKLIIMTDADVDGAHIRTLLLTLIYRYMRPVLDAGYVYIAQPPLYRLRQGKMMRYIDSDEELQDILGQLPPSPKPDIQRYKGLGEMDASQLWETTMDPDTRRLLRVSPKDAEQADGIFEMLMGDHVEPRRKFIEENAVFVDPNNIDV, from the coding sequence GTGACGGACAAGAAAGAATCGGCCGAAGAAAAGAAAGAAGAACTGGCAGCAGAATATGATGCTAGTCAAATTCAGGTGCTGTCAGGACTCGAAGCGGTTCGCAAGCGCCCAGGAATGTACATCGGCTCAACTAGCAGTCAAGGATTGCATCATTTAGTTTGGGAAATCATTGATAACGGGATTGACGAAGCGTTGGCTGGGTTTGCAACGCGAATTGAAGTTGAAGTCAACCCGGATAACAGTGTGACCGTTACCGATGACGGCCGTGGGATTCCAGTCGACATTCAGGCAAAAACCGGTCGTCCGGCGCTTGAGACGGTTTATACGGTTTTGCATGCCGGTGGTAAGTTTGGCGGTGGCGGCTATAAGGTCTCCGGCGGTTTGCATGGTGTCGGCGCTTCGGTTGTCAATGCGCTATCAACGAATCTGGACGTGACGGTTGTTCGCGGCGGCAAACGGTATTACATCGACTTTGTGCGTGGCAAGGTTAACACGCCGATGAAAGAACTTGGCCCGGCACCGGAGCATGAGCATGGCACCAAGGTTCATTTTCAGCCGGATCCGGATATTTTCACGGAAACCACAACGTTTGATGATAAAGTCCTGACAACGCGGATTCGTGAGTTGGCCTTTTTGAATAAGGGGCTTAAGCTGACGTTTACTGATAAGCGTGCGGCGACTCATGAAAAGCTGGTGTTTCATTATGAAGGCGGCTTGAAATCTTATGTTGATTTCCTGACGAAGAAGAAAGAAAACCTGCTGCAGGAACCGATTTATGTGGAAGGTCAGGATAAAGGCATTACGGTTGAAGTCGCGCTGCAGTATACGAATGACTATCACAGCACGCTGTTGACGTTTGCCAATAACATTCACACCTACGAAGGCGGTACCCACGAAACCGGGTTTAAAACGGCCCTGACGCGGGTGATTAATGATTATGCTCGGCGTTCCGGTGCGCTTAAAGACAGCGATGATCCGCTCAGTGGGGATGACGTTCGGGAAGGCTTAACCGCAGTTGTTTCGGTCAAGCATCCTGATCCGCAGTTTGAAGGCCAGACCAAGACCAAACTGGGGAACTCGGATGCCCGCACGGTGGTTGATCGTACCTTCTCCGATCACTTCAACAAATTTCTTATGGAACATCCGGCTGACGGCAAGCTCATTATTGACAAGGCCATGCTTGCCAGCAAAGCCCGCTTAGCTGCTAAACGGGCGCGTGAAGTAACGCGTAAGAAGAGCGGCTTGGAAATCTCCAATCTGCCAGGGAAGTTAGCTGACAACACCAGTAAAGATCCGGAAATTTCCGAATTGTTCATTGTCGAAGGGGATTCCGCTGGCGGCTCGGCTAAGTCGGGACGCAGCCGGTTGACCCAAGCGATTTTGCCAATTCGCGGTAAGATTCTGAATGTTGAAAAAGCCTCCATGGAACGTATTTTGGCCAATGAAGAAATCAGAACGTTATTCACGGCGATGGGCACCGGTTTTGGTCAGGACTTTGACATTAGCAAGGCCCGTTATCACAAGTTGATCATCATGACCGATGCCGATGTCGATGGCGCCCATATCCGGACGTTGTTGCTGACGCTGATTTATCGCTATATGCGGCCGGTGCTTGATGCTGGCTACGTGTATATCGCCCAGCCACCGTTGTATCGCCTGCGTCAAGGTAAAATGATGCGCTACATCGATTCCGATGAAGAGCTACAGGATATTCTGGGGCAACTGCCGCCTAGCCCAAAGCCGGATATTCAACGGTATAAAGGGCTTGGTGAAATGGACGCCAGCCAGCTTTGGGAAACCACCATGGATCCTGACACGCGCCGACTTTTACGGGTATCGCCAAAAGATGCTGAACAAGCAGATGGCATTTTTGAAATGCTGATGGGCGATCATGTTGAGCCGCGGCGGAAGTTTATCGAAGAAAATGCGGTCTTTGTTGATCCGAACAACATTGACGTATGA
- the gyrA gene encoding DNA gyrase subunit A — translation MDDRQESRITNVNLGETMRKSFLEYAMSVIVARALPDVRDGLKPVQRRILYGMNELGVTPEKPYKKSARIVGDVMGKYHPHGDSSIYEGLVRMAQDFSYRYMLVDGHGNFGSVDGDGAAAMRYTEARMSKIAVEMLRDINKDTIDFQDNYDGTEKEPVVLPARFPNLLVNGATGIAVGMTTNIPPHNLSETISALHVLMDHPDATTADLMQALPGPDFPTGGVVMGKSGIRHAYETGRGTIVLRGKVDVQTEKSGRERIVITEIPYMVNKAKMVERIADLVHEKKIDGIVTLRDESDRDGMRIVIDVRRDASASVILNNLYKLTPLQTGFSFNMVAIVNGAPKVLSLKQILQYYLDHQENVIRRRTQYDLKKAKAREHILEGLRIALDHIDEIITIIRSSETGDKAKVILMDKFNLSDKQSQAILDMRLVRLTGLERDKVESEYKDVEAAIADYTDILAKPERVHQIIYDELLDIQKKFGDKRRTELLVGEVLSLEDEDLIEQEDVVITLSHNGYVKRLATSEFKTQNRGGRGIQGMNVHDDDFVEHLISTSTHDVLLFFTNKGKVYRSKGYEIPEYSRTAKGIPIINLLGVGAGEKIQTVINVHEGDNDDRYLFFVTQNGVVKRTPVKEFANIRSNGLIALNLKDQDELNNVILTSGQDNILIGTHLGYSVAFKEQDVRSMGRTATGVRGIRLRDHDYVVGSDILKPDSEVFVISEKGYGKRTAAKEYPIKGRGGKGIKTANITEKNGPLAGVTTVDGTEDILVMTDSGVMIRFNIQNVSQTGRATLGVRLIRVDDDAKVATMAKVEPESDDPDDSSKPDQPTDPQAGPTDEHAQPADGQYAGNADEQVNKLLDRAETDKPAPDDGDEA, via the coding sequence ATGGATGATCGCCAAGAAAGCCGGATTACGAATGTGAATCTCGGCGAAACAATGCGTAAATCATTCCTTGAATACGCGATGAGTGTCATTGTGGCGCGGGCATTGCCTGACGTACGTGATGGCCTCAAACCGGTTCAGCGCCGGATTCTGTATGGCATGAATGAACTCGGGGTCACACCGGAGAAGCCATACAAGAAGAGTGCGCGGATCGTCGGGGATGTCATGGGGAAGTACCATCCGCATGGTGACAGCTCGATTTATGAAGGGCTTGTGCGGATGGCGCAGGACTTTAGTTACCGGTATATGCTGGTTGACGGCCACGGGAACTTTGGCTCGGTTGACGGTGACGGTGCGGCGGCGATGCGTTACACCGAAGCCCGGATGAGTAAAATTGCCGTCGAAATGTTACGCGACATCAACAAAGACACGATTGATTTTCAGGATAATTACGATGGCACCGAAAAAGAACCGGTTGTTTTGCCAGCGCGCTTCCCGAATCTGCTGGTCAACGGTGCGACCGGGATTGCGGTTGGGATGACCACCAATATTCCGCCGCATAATCTGTCGGAAACGATTTCGGCCTTGCATGTGCTGATGGATCATCCTGATGCCACCACCGCCGACTTGATGCAGGCATTGCCGGGACCCGATTTTCCAACCGGTGGTGTTGTCATGGGCAAGTCCGGTATTCGCCACGCATACGAAACCGGTCGCGGAACGATTGTGTTGCGTGGTAAAGTCGACGTTCAAACTGAAAAGTCCGGGCGCGAACGGATTGTTATTACCGAAATTCCTTACATGGTCAACAAAGCCAAGATGGTGGAACGGATTGCTGATTTGGTCCATGAAAAGAAAATTGACGGCATTGTCACCTTGCGTGATGAATCCGATCGTGATGGGATGCGGATTGTCATTGATGTCCGCCGCGATGCCAGTGCTTCAGTTATTTTGAATAATCTCTACAAACTGACACCGCTGCAAACCGGTTTTTCCTTCAACATGGTGGCGATTGTCAATGGTGCGCCAAAGGTATTGAGCCTGAAACAGATCCTGCAATATTATCTGGATCACCAGGAAAATGTCATTCGGCGGCGGACGCAATATGACCTGAAGAAGGCCAAGGCACGGGAACATATTCTCGAAGGCTTGCGAATTGCGCTTGATCATATTGATGAAATCATTACGATTATTCGCAGTTCCGAAACCGGCGACAAAGCAAAAGTCATCTTAATGGACAAGTTCAATCTGTCCGATAAGCAAAGTCAGGCCATCCTGGACATGCGGCTGGTGCGGTTGACTGGTCTGGAACGCGACAAGGTTGAAAGCGAGTATAAAGATGTGGAGGCAGCCATTGCCGACTACACCGATATTCTGGCTAAACCGGAACGTGTTCACCAGATTATTTATGATGAACTGCTTGATATTCAAAAGAAATTCGGTGACAAGCGCCGGACTGAACTGCTGGTCGGTGAAGTGCTGAGTCTTGAAGATGAAGATCTGATTGAGCAAGAAGATGTCGTGATTACCTTGAGTCATAACGGTTACGTTAAGCGCTTGGCAACCAGTGAATTCAAGACGCAAAATCGCGGTGGTCGTGGTATTCAAGGGATGAACGTGCATGACGATGATTTCGTCGAACACCTGATCTCCACTTCAACCCATGATGTTTTGCTCTTCTTCACCAACAAAGGCAAAGTTTACCGCAGCAAGGGTTATGAGATTCCAGAATACAGCCGGACGGCAAAAGGAATCCCGATCATTAACCTGCTAGGTGTTGGTGCGGGCGAGAAGATTCAGACAGTCATTAACGTTCACGAAGGCGACAATGATGACCGCTATTTATTCTTCGTCACCCAAAACGGTGTGGTTAAACGGACACCGGTCAAGGAATTTGCCAATATCCGCAGCAACGGTCTGATTGCGCTCAACTTGAAGGATCAAGACGAACTGAACAATGTCATTTTGACGTCTGGACAGGATAACATCTTGATCGGCACGCACTTGGGTTACAGTGTGGCCTTTAAGGAACAGGATGTTCGGTCAATGGGTCGGACAGCCACCGGGGTTCGCGGCATTCGCCTTCGTGATCACGATTACGTGGTTGGCTCCGATATCCTTAAGCCGGATTCCGAAGTCTTTGTTATTTCCGAAAAAGGCTACGGTAAGCGCACCGCTGCCAAGGAATATCCAATTAAGGGTCGCGGCGGTAAAGGTATCAAGACCGCGAATATTACTGAGAAGAATGGTCCGCTGGCAGGGGTCACAACAGTTGACGGCACCGAAGATATTCTGGTAATGACGGACTCTGGGGTCATGATTCGCTTCAATATCCAAAATGTTTCGCAAACTGGTCGGGCAACACTAGGCGTTCGGTTGATTCGGGTCGACGATGATGCCAAGGTTGCAACCATGGCTAAGGTCGAACCGGAAAGCGACGATCCAGACGACAGCAGCAAACCGGATCAGCCAACCGATCCGCAAGCCGGACCAACTGATGAACATGCGCAACCGGCTGACGGGCAGTATGCAGGCAATGCCGATGAACAGGTTAACAAACTGTTAGATCGTGCGGAGACTGATAAACCTGCACCTGACGATGGCGATGAAGCCTAA
- a CDS encoding IS5-like element ISLrh2 family transposase, whose amino-acid sequence MVYRQKATQLSLESFGSALGTPLSPDNEWVQYAELIPWAKLEEAYQLQFPSKTGRAAKPFRLLYGATLIQLKKGLTDRQVVDDIRDTPAYQYFIGLPEYRAKKPFEHTTLVHFRQRLSAISDLIRNITNDFTRERLEADLPEGTHVLISDATAVPVKIKYPQDTTLLNQSRLNLEQMVTDLAHGLGVEIPRTYRREAKGKWTAFSRKPRRQNKERRKQLQAQLQYIRRDLRYVAELLAQGGQLTDWQAQRLEVIKQVYEQQLFMFENHTHHVENRIVSLQQPYIRPIVRGKAKQSVEFGAKIDCSMLDGVIDVERFDFNSFNESTDLEVTLDHAFDLVGEYPDEVLVDTLYRTRDNINLCKKLGIKLNGPKLGRKPKHVDPKQRKADVSAENRRGAIERKFAFLKGSLGLDLVNTRTAESLVVTVDSAIALANIDLLLKLFSVPISIVVEQGGLHYQINYKVTEIRPETAA is encoded by the coding sequence ATGGTTTATCGTCAAAAAGCAACGCAACTATCACTTGAATCCTTTGGAAGCGCTCTGGGAACACCGCTCAGCCCGGACAACGAGTGGGTTCAATATGCAGAATTGATCCCATGGGCCAAACTTGAAGAGGCATACCAATTACAGTTCCCTTCAAAAACCGGCCGAGCAGCGAAGCCATTTCGATTGCTTTATGGCGCAACGTTGATCCAGTTGAAGAAAGGCCTGACCGACCGCCAAGTTGTCGACGATATCCGTGATACACCAGCCTATCAGTACTTCATCGGATTACCCGAATATCGCGCTAAGAAGCCATTTGAACACACAACGTTGGTGCACTTTCGCCAACGGCTTTCAGCCATCTCAGATTTGATCCGCAACATTACTAATGACTTCACGCGCGAGCGGTTGGAGGCCGATCTACCTGAGGGGACACATGTTTTGATTAGTGATGCGACTGCCGTTCCGGTCAAGATCAAGTATCCCCAAGATACAACGCTGCTTAACCAGAGTCGTTTGAATCTCGAACAAATGGTCACAGATCTGGCCCACGGGTTAGGTGTGGAAATTCCGCGGACGTACAGACGTGAAGCAAAAGGTAAGTGGACCGCTTTTTCGAGGAAACCGCGGCGTCAAAACAAGGAACGCCGCAAACAGCTTCAGGCTCAGCTACAATACATCCGAAGAGATCTGCGATATGTGGCGGAACTGCTTGCGCAAGGCGGTCAGCTCACTGATTGGCAAGCACAGCGTCTGGAAGTGATTAAACAAGTCTATGAGCAGCAGCTCTTCATGTTTGAGAACCACACTCACCATGTCGAGAATCGCATCGTTAGCCTTCAACAGCCGTATATCCGGCCAATCGTGCGAGGTAAGGCAAAGCAGTCCGTTGAGTTTGGCGCCAAGATTGACTGTTCCATGTTGGATGGCGTGATTGATGTAGAGCGTTTCGACTTCAATTCATTTAACGAAAGCACTGATCTTGAAGTAACGCTTGACCATGCTTTTGACCTAGTGGGTGAATATCCGGATGAGGTGCTGGTCGATACTCTCTATCGCACGCGAGATAACATCAATCTGTGTAAGAAGCTAGGCATTAAACTTAATGGGCCAAAGCTGGGTCGAAAGCCCAAACATGTGGATCCGAAACAGCGCAAAGCCGATGTCAGTGCGGAAAACCGTCGCGGTGCCATTGAGCGCAAGTTTGCCTTCTTGAAAGGTTCACTTGGGCTTGACTTAGTGAACACCAGAACGGCTGAGTCCTTGGTGGTAACGGTGGATAGCGCGATTGCATTGGCAAATATCGACCTCCTCCTTAAGCTTTTTTCTGTACCAATTTCTATTGTGGTCGAACAGGGTGGCCTGCATTATCAAATCAACTATAAAGTGACTGAAATTCGGCCAGAAACCGCAGCCTAA
- a CDS encoding PedC/BrcD family bacteriocin maturation disulfide isomerase, whose protein sequence is MNPIRVSAHEDADIPQVTEKEYLNNINGVKQIDSDQYLELVNSGDASSDFVVYFGFKECPYCRAVSRTLKQFISEAKHPIYYMNMDESFTETTADDYKQILESLSPFKFHGTPTFAYFHNNKIRNMLVGYPITLQQFTQTEVSVLNKQQ, encoded by the coding sequence TTGAATCCTATAAGGGTATCTGCACACGAAGATGCCGACATACCCCAGGTAACAGAAAAAGAATATTTAAACAATATAAATGGTGTGAAGCAGATTGACTCTGATCAGTACTTGGAATTAGTCAATAGTGGGGATGCTTCTTCTGATTTTGTCGTTTATTTTGGTTTTAAGGAGTGCCCATACTGTCGAGCAGTTTCTCGTACGCTGAAGCAGTTTATAAGTGAGGCTAAGCACCCAATATACTATATGAATATGGACGAGAGTTTCACGGAGACGACAGCTGATGACTATAAACAAATTCTGGAATCACTCAGTCCGTTTAAGTTTCATGGAACACCAACTTTCGCTTATTTCCATAATAACAAGATACGTAATATGTTAGTTGGATATCCAATTACACTTCAGCAATTCACGCAAACAGAAGTAAGCGTTCTGAATAAGCAACAATAA
- the ssb gene encoding single-stranded DNA-binding protein, producing the protein MLNNVSLTGRLTKEPEVFKTAADLELVRFTLAVDRVFKSKTGQRETDFIECVIFGKRALTFASSTTKGSLIGIAGRISNNHFENKQGEQQWRTSVVVDNFAWLESRAMTESRRSGSMQATGTDGMPPGAPAEPAEIATDDLPF; encoded by the coding sequence ATGTTAAACAATGTGAGTTTAACCGGCCGTCTGACGAAGGAACCAGAAGTGTTTAAAACTGCTGCTGATTTGGAACTAGTACGCTTTACGTTAGCGGTGGATCGGGTTTTTAAAAGTAAAACCGGACAACGGGAAACCGATTTTATTGAGTGCGTGATCTTTGGCAAACGCGCACTGACATTTGCCAGCTCGACAACAAAAGGCTCGTTGATCGGGATTGCCGGCCGAATCAGCAATAATCATTTCGAGAATAAACAAGGCGAACAGCAGTGGCGGACTTCGGTAGTCGTCGATAATTTTGCCTGGCTGGAGTCGCGTGCCATGACCGAGAGTCGGCGTAGTGGTTCCATGCAAGCGACCGGAACTGACGGTATGCCACCGGGGGCACCAGCTGAACCGGCAGAAATTGCTACGGATGATTTACCGTTTTAG
- the rpsF gene encoding 30S ribosomal protein S6, whose protein sequence is MAETKYEVTYIIRPDLDEAAKTELVERFDNILKENGASIIDSKDWQKRKLAYEINKYNEGLYHIVNLSAEDDKAINEFDRLAKINNDILRHMIVKRED, encoded by the coding sequence ATGGCTGAAACCAAATATGAAGTCACTTACATCATTCGTCCGGATCTGGATGAAGCTGCAAAGACCGAATTGGTTGAACGTTTTGACAATATTTTGAAGGAAAATGGTGCCAGCATCATTGATTCCAAGGATTGGCAAAAGCGTAAGCTCGCATATGAGATCAACAAGTACAACGAAGGTCTCTATCATATCGTGAACTTGTCTGCAGAAGATGACAAAGCGATCAATGAATTTGATCGTCTTGCCAAGATCAACAATGATATTCTGCGTCACATGATCGTGAAGCGGGAAGACTAA
- the ssb gene encoding single-stranded DNA-binding protein: MLNSVALTGRLTRDVDLRYTQSGTAVGSFTLAVDRQFRSANGERETDFINCVIWRKSAENFANFTKKGSLVGVEGHIQTRTYDNAQGQKVYVTEVVVENFALLESRATTQQRPSEPANPAGQGNQNYGGGQQFGNNQPQNPPSFGSQGAPSNAPSSNPGQSPAAGQNQGNNGNAANPDPFANNGKPIDISDDDLPF; the protein is encoded by the coding sequence ATGCTTAACAGTGTTGCATTGACAGGTCGTTTAACCAGAGATGTTGACTTGCGCTATACGCAAAGTGGGACAGCTGTCGGTTCATTCACTTTGGCCGTTGATCGCCAGTTCCGCAGTGCAAACGGCGAACGAGAAACCGACTTCATCAATTGTGTGATCTGGCGTAAGTCAGCGGAGAATTTCGCTAACTTTACCAAGAAGGGATCATTGGTTGGTGTTGAAGGTCACATTCAAACACGTACTTACGATAATGCGCAAGGACAGAAAGTTTATGTGACCGAAGTTGTCGTTGAAAACTTTGCGTTACTGGAATCACGGGCAACCACCCAACAGCGGCCATCTGAACCTGCTAATCCAGCAGGTCAGGGAAATCAGAACTATGGCGGGGGACAGCAGTTTGGTAACAACCAGCCGCAAAATCCGCCTAGCTTTGGCTCTCAAGGCGCCCCAAGTAATGCACCATCATCGAATCCGGGACAAAGCCCGGCAGCAGGTCAGAACCAAGGTAACAATGGTAATGCTGCTAATCCTGATCCATTTGCCAATAACGGCAAACCGATCGACATTTCCGATGATGATCTGCCATTCTAA
- the rpsR gene encoding 30S ribosomal protein S18: MAQQRRGGRRRRKVDFIAANHIEYIDYKDTNLLDRFISERGKILPRRVTGTSAKNQRKLTIAIKRARIMGLLPFVSED, from the coding sequence ATGGCACAACAACGCCGTGGTGGCCGTCGTCGTCGTAAAGTCGACTTCATCGCCGCAAACCACATCGAATACATCGATTATAAAGACACGAATTTGTTGGATCGGTTCATCTCAGAACGAGGCAAGATTTTGCCACGTCGGGTAACCGGCACCAGCGCTAAGAACCAACGTAAGCTGACGATCGCAATCAAGCGAGCGCGGATTATGGGTCTTCTGCCATTTGTTTCAGAAGACTAA
- a CDS encoding type 1 glutamine amidotransferase domain-containing protein: protein MAKIAVLVTDNFEDAELTSPVKALKDQGHDVTLIETQAGKQITGKHGATATIDTTITDVKPEDFDGLLLPGGFSPDELRADDRFVNFVKAFLLDDKPVFAICHGPQFFIQTGLTKGRTMTAYTTVRPDLYYAGAIVKNEPVVVDHNLVTSRTPDDLPEFNQAMLAQLK, encoded by the coding sequence ATGGCAAAAATTGCTGTACTCGTTACCGATAACTTTGAAGATGCAGAACTGACTTCACCAGTTAAGGCTTTGAAAGATCAGGGGCATGATGTGACCTTGATTGAAACACAAGCAGGCAAACAAATTACCGGTAAGCATGGTGCAACGGCAACCATTGACACAACGATTACCGATGTTAAACCTGAAGACTTTGATGGTTTGCTGCTACCAGGCGGGTTCTCACCAGATGAGCTCCGTGCCGACGACCGGTTCGTTAACTTTGTCAAAGCATTCCTGTTAGATGACAAACCGGTTTTCGCCATCTGCCACGGCCCACAATTCTTCATTCAGACTGGTTTAACCAAGGGGCGGACGATGACAGCCTACACCACGGTCCGTCCAGACTTGTACTACGCAGGTGCGATTGTCAAAAATGAACCGGTTGTTGTGGACCACAATTTGGTCACCAGCCGGACACCGGATGACTTGCCGGAATTCAATCAGGCAATGTTAGCCCAGTTAAAATAA